A window of Apium graveolens cultivar Ventura chromosome 8, ASM990537v1, whole genome shotgun sequence contains these coding sequences:
- the LOC141678051 gene encoding protein DEHYDRATION-INDUCED 19 homolog 6-like isoform X2: protein MDTDSWSARLSSASKRYQSALHSRSDLFMGFEEIEADDNIRDEYPCLFCSEYFDIVGLCCHIDDEHPVEAKNGLLYRKYKGSFLVNLLGKWKESEYSGQYVPVGGLAYYVTAPSRPSRKT from the exons ATGGACACTGATTCTTGGAGCGCTCGTCTCTCTTCAGCTTCAAAAAGATACCAATCTGCTCTACACTCTCGATCTG ATTTGTTCATGGGGTTTGAAGAAATTGAGGCAGATGATAATATTAGGGATGAGTATCCGTGCCTGTTTTGTTCTGAATATTTTGATATTGTGGGCTTGTGTTGTCATATTGATGATGAGCATCCTGTAGAGGCTAAGAATGGG CTGCTGTACAGGAAATACAAAGGAAGTTTCTTGGTTAATCTGTTGGGAAAGTGGAAAGAATCTGAATATTCTGGTCAATATGTCCCAGTTGGAGGTCTTGCTTACTATGTGACTGCACCATCAAG ACCTTCAAGGAAAACTTGA
- the LOC141678051 gene encoding protein DEHYDRATION-INDUCED 19 homolog 6-like isoform X1: MDTDSWSARLSSASKRYQSALHSRSDLFMGFEEIEADDNIRDEYPCLFCSEYFDIVGLCCHIDDEHPVEAKNGLLYRKYKGSFLVNLLGKWKESEYSGQYVPVGGLAYYVTAPSSRTYLEIEVSWWIPGEIDS, translated from the exons ATGGACACTGATTCTTGGAGCGCTCGTCTCTCTTCAGCTTCAAAAAGATACCAATCTGCTCTACACTCTCGATCTG ATTTGTTCATGGGGTTTGAAGAAATTGAGGCAGATGATAATATTAGGGATGAGTATCCGTGCCTGTTTTGTTCTGAATATTTTGATATTGTGGGCTTGTGTTGTCATATTGATGATGAGCATCCTGTAGAGGCTAAGAATGGG CTGCTGTACAGGAAATACAAAGGAAGTTTCTTGGTTAATCTGTTGGGAAAGTGGAAAGAATCTGAATATTCTGGTCAATATGTCCCAGTTGGAGGTCTTGCTTACTATGTGACTGCACCATCAAG TAGGACATATTTGGAAATAGAGGTCTCTTGGTGGATTCCCGGGGAGATTGATAGTTGA